One Euphorbia lathyris chromosome 1, ddEupLath1.1, whole genome shotgun sequence DNA segment encodes these proteins:
- the LOC136205792 gene encoding protein SHI RELATED SEQUENCE 1 yields MAGLFSLGGGSGGGSGSNQDRRNNNPPPTEIPQENWFWYKNDDIPPYKGFELWQQQEFLHQRHQNPQQDLYSSAAGLGVGPSRSSINVSDESSSRSAFMMMRSSSGGTTGGGGGEGTRSCQDCGNQAKKDCIHMRCRTCCKSRGFDCQTHVRSTWVPASKRRERQQQLQTIQQQQLHLGRENPKRLRENPTSNSSLACTDRLGLEVGNFPPEVSSSAVFRCVRVSGFEENEDQYAYQTAVTIGGHMFKGILYDQGPENTYIPPAETSSGGGSGGVQPLNLIQGGNNVTSISPSAGVTSGSSSAAAFMDPSSLYPTPLNTFMAGTQFFQNPRS; encoded by the exons ATGGCTGGTTTATTCTCATTAGGGGGCGGTAGTGGAGGTGGAAGTGGAAGTAACCAAGACCGACGTAATAACAACCCTCCTCCGACTGAAATTCCACAAGAAAACTGGTTTTGGTACAAAAATGACGACATTCCTCCATACAAGGGTTTTGAGCTATGGCAGCAGCAGGAATTCCTCCATCAACGACACCAAAATCCTCAACAAGATCTTTACTCATCAGCAGCTGGGCTGGGTGTTGGACCGAGTAGAAGCTCAATCAACGTCTCCGATGAGTCATCCTCGCGATCAGCCTTCATGATGATGAGGTCAAGCAGCGGAGGAACAaccggaggaggaggaggagaaggaaCTAGAAGCTGCCAGGATTGCGGTAATCAAGCGAAGAAAGATTGCATCCACATGCGGTGTAGAACATGCTGCAAAAGTAGAGGATTCGATTGCCAAACACATGTGAGAAGCACTTGGGTTCCAGCCTCAAAACGCCGCGAGAGACAGCAGCAATTACAGACCATACAGCAGCAGCAACTACACCTCGGGCGAGAAAACCCCAAACGCCTCCGAGAGAATCCCACTTCTAATTCCTCCCTCGCCTGCACTGATCGCTTAG GGTTAGAAGTGGGTAATTTCCCTCCAGAAGTAAGCTCTTCAGCTGTATTTCGCTGTGTAAGAGTGAGTGGTTTTGAAGAAAACGAAGATCAATACGCATATCAAACAGCCGTGACCATCGGTGGCCATATGTTTAAAGGAATTCTATATGATCAAGGACCTGAAAACACATATATCCCACCTGCTGAAACATCCTCCGGCGGTGGAAGCGGCGGAGTTCAGCCGCTTAACTTAATACAAGGTGGAAATAATGTAACATCAATATCTCCTAGTGCTGGAGTGACATCTGGTTCATCTTCTGCAGCAGCATTTATGGATCCTTCATCTTTATACCCAACACCACTCAATACTTTCATGGCTGGTACGCAATTCTTTCAAAACCCAAGATCATGA